The nucleotide sequence tcatgggcgaAGTTCATTTAAACATGGTTTAAACGTAAACAACGATTTTAAGTtcatttaaaacatggtttaacTCACGCATTTTTATTACAAACTTTGGTCCGATCCGTTGACCACTCTACCCAACACCAAACATTGTTTCATTCTATTAACTAGTCGACACGTCGTACAGATGGCTGGTCGATCCGGTTCTCCAAGGTCTCAGTGACGTCATGATAACCTTATGTCGTCGTGTAGCTGCGGGACCGCTCAAGTCCGATGTCGACGCGTCAATGACGTCACCCACGAAGGCTACGTACGCTGACCACGTTTCGAATTAAGAGTGGTCTCCGCTCCCGATGACGTCAGAGTTTCTCGTTTTGATGTCATCCACGCGCCGTCCCTGATACTATATAACCATCCCCTTCCTCCCTTCCACTTCCCTGCCCAAATTCGGATTCTTCCTTCTCAAATTGGCTGATAAAAAGGGAGAGAAATCGTCATAATGCAGGAAGCGACCGTTTCTTATCGATCGGCGCTCTTCCCAGTCGAATCGCCCTCCTCGCCGTCGTCGTCCTCCGCTTCCTCTTCCAGCGGCGGAGAGCACGCCGCGGTGATGCATCGGATGGTGGCCAAGAATCCCGTTGTGGTGGTGGGGCGCAGGGAATGCTGCATGTGCCACGTCGCCAGGCGGCTGTTGCTGGGGTTGGGAGTCAACCCTGCGGTGTGCGAGCTTGGCGAGGAGGCCGCGGCGGAGGTAGAACGGGCGGTCGCGGTCAGCGGCGCCGGGAATTGTAGGGGACCGATGATTCTTCCAGTGGTGTTCGTGGGTGGAAGACTTCTCGGTGGGCTCGATCGCCTCCTTGCCGTCCACATCGCCGGCGAGCTCGTGCCGATCTTGAAGGAAGCCGGCGCTCTTTGGCTCTGATGACCAGTTTGCCCCCCTCTTTGATGTTTatacccaaaaaaaaaataaaaatcgacAGCTGTGCTTCAAGATTCGTAATATTAGAAGACGTTGGTGTCGAGCCGTACAAAATTAATTCGCATCGAATCCAAATTTTCTCATTGACACGTCACACTATATTCGTGTTGACTTTTGCCACGATATCGTCTGACGTCGAGTCAATTTCACGAGGTCGTCGGCGTAAATGTAAACGCATGCATGAACCAATATCTATCGGAAGTTTCTTCTTCCACCGCTCCGTGGTCAAAAAGTGCTTCACGACAAAGAACGTGATTTGAGATTTCCACCCAACTCTCTCCAATGCACAAGaggtttataaaatttaaaaaaaaaagttaaataaaaattttgaatcatatagaagtgagatttaaaatttatagtttAGGAAGAGTAATGAAAATTCGAACTTAGTTTTTTTCTCCTATATGAAATCACGCAacttatatttaatttttcaataaattttcatAACCATTAAAAatgttttgataaatttttatattattgataa is from Zingiber officinale cultivar Zhangliang chromosome 7B, Zo_v1.1, whole genome shotgun sequence and encodes:
- the LOC122003584 gene encoding monothiol glutaredoxin-S3-like, producing the protein MQEATVSYRSALFPVESPSSPSSSSASSSSGGEHAAVMHRMVAKNPVVVVGRRECCMCHVARRLLLGLGVNPAVCELGEEAAAEVERAVAVSGAGNCRGPMILPVVFVGGRLLGGLDRLLAVHIAGELVPILKEAGALWL